Proteins encoded by one window of Flavobacteriales bacterium:
- a CDS encoding DUF4837 family protein, which produces MKKLSRLLLTGLMILSSCKSEKGGKRPADGVKPKSTGRLGELAVVMPESWWQDTAGAAFRHYFGSKYPGLPQVESRFTLVHIPPSAYNRLFKTHRNLVLVEQEDSAGVGFEFNRYATGQLVMALEASSALEFAELLKERGAEAAERFTNAEIDRLYKAHRLIETNEAYNELRAMGLEVTVPNDFRLNLVEDEFIWFFRDKRKVTQGILIYIWETLPDIGMEEAIVAARDSATLRVEGEGADAYMSVEKLYAPVVEATEAQGRFAMETRGLWKMENDFMGGSFINKTIWDEANDRTVSIDGFIYAPGEDKRNYMMELEAIVESLRFVANEE; this is translated from the coding sequence ATGAAAAAGTTATCACGGCTGCTGTTGACCGGATTAATGATTTTAAGCTCCTGTAAGAGTGAAAAAGGAGGAAAGCGACCAGCTGACGGGGTGAAGCCCAAATCGACCGGCAGACTTGGGGAATTGGCCGTTGTGATGCCTGAGAGTTGGTGGCAGGATACGGCCGGGGCCGCTTTTCGTCATTACTTTGGTTCGAAGTATCCCGGCTTACCTCAAGTGGAGTCTCGTTTTACCTTGGTTCATATTCCTCCCTCAGCGTATAATCGCTTATTCAAGACGCACCGCAACTTGGTCTTGGTGGAGCAAGAAGATTCGGCTGGTGTTGGATTCGAATTCAATCGATATGCAACCGGACAGCTCGTTATGGCCTTGGAGGCTTCGAGTGCCCTGGAATTTGCCGAACTGCTGAAAGAAAGAGGGGCAGAGGCTGCCGAACGATTTACGAATGCCGAGATCGATCGGCTCTACAAGGCGCATCGATTGATCGAGACCAATGAGGCCTACAACGAATTGCGGGCGATGGGCTTGGAAGTGACGGTGCCCAATGATTTTCGCCTGAATTTAGTTGAAGACGAATTCATTTGGTTCTTCCGCGATAAGCGTAAAGTAACACAGGGAATATTGATCTACATTTGGGAAACGTTGCCGGATATCGGCATGGAAGAGGCTATTGTGGCTGCGCGAGATTCTGCGACCCTGCGGGTCGAAGGGGAAGGTGCAGATGCATACATGAGCGTGGAAAAGCTTTACGCCCCCGTTGTTGAAGCCACGGAAGCACAAGGCCGTTTCGCCATGGAGACCCGCGGCCTCTGGAAAATGGAGAACGATTTCATGGGCGGCAGCTTCATCAACAAGACCATTTGGGATGAGGCGAATGACCGCACGGTATCCATCGATGGATTCATCTACGCGCCGGGCGAAGATAAACGCAACTACATGATGGAGTTAGAAGCCATCGTAGAATCTCTTCGATTCGTTGCGAACGAAGAATAA